In Zingiber officinale cultivar Zhangliang chromosome 1A, Zo_v1.1, whole genome shotgun sequence, a genomic segment contains:
- the LOC122018636 gene encoding uncharacterized protein LOC122018636 isoform X3 translates to MNNLSQNVIISFWSPMRRSQTQSRARRGRRRGVAAEPSSVASAERKTIVKEREEGSTEMEAAGEEEQDGLSIHSAGQGPPSSVSSLPKFHQEQSQVEVELRLLEALEIYPPSRLQGIHRHFVLYGLMEYLRKSFDRQFTAEEVLQLLDRFYNLEAMKPEEEEAEILNKEDDFSLPQSFFDKDE, encoded by the exons ATGAATAATTTGTCGCAAAACGTTATAATCTCTTTTTGGAGCCCGATGAGACGGAGCCAAACCCAATCCAGAGCACGGCGAGGACGTCGTCGTGGTGTCGCCGCCGAGCCCTCGTCGGTCGCCAGCGCTGAGCGGAAGACGATAGTGAAGGAGCGAGAAGAAG GATCGACGGAGATGGAGGCGGCCGGCGAGGAGGAGCAAGACGGGCTCTCGATCCACTCGGCCGGCCAGGGGCCGCCTTCCTCCGTTTCCTCCTTGCCTAAG TTCCATCAGGAGCAATCGCAAGTTGAAGTGGAATTGAGGCTTTTAGAAGCTCTAGAAATCTATCCTCCTTCTCGATTACAGG GCATCCACCGTCATTTTGTTCTTTACGGACTGATGGAATATCTGCGGAAGAG CTTTGATAGACAATTCACAGCAGAGGAGGTATTGCAGTTGTTGGATCGTTTTTATAATCTAGAAGCAATG AAACCAGAAGAGGAGGAAGCAGAGATTTTAAACAAAGAGGATGATTTTTCATTACCACAGAGTTTCTTCGACAAGGATGAATGA
- the LOC121999844 gene encoding transcription factor bHLH84-like, producing MEMEGSYGEEVPEIVEQLFEQDHRHDPSFRLPLVPWSDGGFFAPQFGYDGYSCLNESDAIPAMPSMHCSMEGCQIPEPAISSTSAFEDLAHFINADASSNEIEEFSCVNLPQIVPVPLGDQMPKTTRKHMVDISSERSGKAQVSPNVSTKMQMKKSVTSKRGQKRTMNFVQEGRDKTDNSIDSCSYITEDQEEPSSNPQSIYARKRRERINERLKILQSLVPNGTKVDISTMLEEAVDYVKFLQLQIKLLSSDELWMYAPIAYNGVNIGLDLKISPLQEK from the exons ATGGAAATGGAGGGATCGTATGGAGAGGAGGTGCCTGAAATAGTGGAGCAGCTCTTCGAGCAAGATCATCGGCATGACCCGAGCTTTAGGCTGCCACTTGTGCCTTGGTCAGATGGAGGTTTCTTTGCTCCTCAATTTGGCTACGATGGCTATAGTTGTCTGAATGAATCAGATGCAATTCCTGCGATGCCTTCCATGCATTGTTCCATGGAGGGATGCCAAATTCCTGAGCCGGCAATTTCTTCTACCTCTGCATTTGAAGATTTGGCTCATTTCATTAATGCTGATGCCAGTAGCAATGAGATCGAGGAGTTCTCCTGCGTGAATCTACCACAGATCGTTCCTGTTCCTCTTGGTGATCAAATGCCAAAGACTACGAGAAAACACATGGTTGATATCTCGTCAGAGAGGTCAGGCAAGGCTCAAGTTTCTCCGAATGTAAGTACAAAAATGCAGATGAAAAAGAGTGTAACTTCTAAGAGAGGCCAGAAGAGGACTATGAATTTTGTTCAGGAAGGCCGCGATAAGACCGATAATTCTATCGACTCCTGCAGCTATATCACAGAGGATCAAGAAGAACCATCAAGTAATCCCCAGAGTATATATGCGAGG AAAAGGAGGGAAAGAATCAATGAGAGACTGAAAATCTTACAAAGCCTGGTTCCTAATGGAACTAAA GTTGACATTAGCACAATGTTGGAGGAAGCTGTCGACTATGTGAAGTTTTTGCAGCTACAAATCAAA CTCTTGAGCTCGGATGAGCTATGGATGTATGCTCCAATAGCTTACAATGGGGTCAACATAGGACTTGATCTAAAGATTTCTCCACTGCAAGAGAAATAA
- the LOC122018626 gene encoding uncharacterized protein LOC122018626: protein MTTLMPAVCCAPCRRLHLSVPFLSTRHSSGSRRRILLTPCAARPLDVLRRKNCSFRFINVPGGRSIRTSKVFAYLPDLENSNDGPVMEDISSMVGSVRGSSSILQSDSYTQGNIDSRRGKSGSVSFCGLTHQMLEERKLIASPFKDGTGTIVWVLGPLALISSLVFPQFFLSAFIESVLGDEILAEIIASLSSEFIFYAGLAAFLSIADHVQLPYLDFSSKRWSLITGLRGYLSFAFFTMGFKVFAPLLAAYVIWPVIGLPAIVAITPFLLGCAAQYAFEIHLANCNSSCWPALPIIFEVYRLYQLNKGAHFVERLLFLMKDSSTNSAMERSSALISMLAVFQILGVICLWSLATFLLRLYPSRTVAENY from the exons ATGACGACGCTGATGCCGGCCGTTTGTTGTGCTCCCTGCCGCCGCCTTCATCTCTCCGTTCCCTTTCTTTCCACTCGGCATTCGTCCGGCTCCCGTCGCCGAATCCTGCTCACTCCCTGTGCTGCA CGTCCACTCGATGTGCTTCGACGGAAGAATTGTAGCTTTCGCTTCATCAACGTACCTGGAG GTCGATCAATTAGGACGAGCAAAGTCTTCGCCTACTTGCCTGATTTAGAGAATTCCAACGATGGGCCGGTCATGGAGGACATTTCCTCCATGGTTGGCAGCGTGAGGGGATCTTCCTCGATCCTGCAGTCTGATTCTTACACACAGGGAAATATCGATTCCCGTCGTGGGAAGTCAGGGTCTGTTTCGTTCTGCGGATTGACTCACCAGATGTTGGAAGAGAGGAAGCTGATTGCTTCTCCATTCAAGGATGGCACAGGAACAATTGTGTGGGTTTTGGGTCCTCTAGCTTTGATATCATCTCTCGTCTTTCCCCAATTTTTTCTCAGCGCATTCATTGAGTCGGTTCTTGGAGATGAGATTCTTGCAG AAATCATTGCATCATTATCTTCAGAGTTCATATTCTATGCTGGGCTTGCTGCATTCTTGTCAATAGCGGATCATGTTCAACTTCCATACCTTGACTTCAGCTCAAAAAGGTGGAGCCTTATAACAGGCCTTAGAGGCTACCTTTCCTTTGCCTTCTTCACAATGGGTTTCAAGGTGTTTGCTCCTCTTCTTGCTGCCTATGTTATATGGCCTGTTATTGGTCTTCCTGCTATTGTCGCAATCACTCCATTTCTATTGGGATGTGCTGCACAATATGCATTTGAGATACACCTAGCAAATTGTAATTCATCTTGTTGGCCTGCATTGCCAATAATCTTTGAG GTATATAGACTATATCAGTTGAACAAGGGAGCACATTTTGTGGAAAGGTTATTGTTCTTAATGAAAGATTCATCAACAAACTCAGCAATGGAACGAAGTAGTGCATTGATTTCCATGCTAGCTGTTTTCCAGATCCTCGGCGTCATTTGCTTGTGGTCTTTAGCAACTTTTCTTCTAAGACTTTACCCTTCTAGAACAGTCGCCGAGAACTATTGA
- the LOC122018636 gene encoding uncharacterized protein LOC122018636 isoform X2, producing MNNLSQNVIISFWSPMRRSQTQSRARRGRRRGVAAEPSSVASAERKTIVKEREEGEQWILRFGIWRLLGSTEMEAAGEEEQDGLSIHSAGQGPPSSVSSLPKEQSQVEVELRLLEALEIYPPSRLQGIHRHFVLYGLMEYLRKSFDRQFTAEEVLQLLDRFYNLEAMKPEEEEAEILNKEDDFSLPQSFFDKDE from the exons ATGAATAATTTGTCGCAAAACGTTATAATCTCTTTTTGGAGCCCGATGAGACGGAGCCAAACCCAATCCAGAGCACGGCGAGGACGTCGTCGTGGTGTCGCCGCCGAGCCCTCGTCGGTCGCCAGCGCTGAGCGGAAGACGATAGTGAAGGAGCGAGAAGAAGGTGAACAATGGATTCTCCGATTCGGCATTTGGAGATTGCTAG GATCGACGGAGATGGAGGCGGCCGGCGAGGAGGAGCAAGACGGGCTCTCGATCCACTCGGCCGGCCAGGGGCCGCCTTCCTCCGTTTCCTCCTTGCCTAAG GAGCAATCGCAAGTTGAAGTGGAATTGAGGCTTTTAGAAGCTCTAGAAATCTATCCTCCTTCTCGATTACAGG GCATCCACCGTCATTTTGTTCTTTACGGACTGATGGAATATCTGCGGAAGAG CTTTGATAGACAATTCACAGCAGAGGAGGTATTGCAGTTGTTGGATCGTTTTTATAATCTAGAAGCAATG AAACCAGAAGAGGAGGAAGCAGAGATTTTAAACAAAGAGGATGATTTTTCATTACCACAGAGTTTCTTCGACAAGGATGAATGA
- the LOC122018636 gene encoding uncharacterized protein LOC122018636 isoform X4, which yields MNNLSQNVIISFWSPMRRSQTQSRARRGRRRGVAAEPSSVASAERKTIVKEREEGSTEMEAAGEEEQDGLSIHSAGQGPPSSVSSLPKEQSQVEVELRLLEALEIYPPSRLQGIHRHFVLYGLMEYLRKSFDRQFTAEEVLQLLDRFYNLEAMKPEEEEAEILNKEDDFSLPQSFFDKDE from the exons ATGAATAATTTGTCGCAAAACGTTATAATCTCTTTTTGGAGCCCGATGAGACGGAGCCAAACCCAATCCAGAGCACGGCGAGGACGTCGTCGTGGTGTCGCCGCCGAGCCCTCGTCGGTCGCCAGCGCTGAGCGGAAGACGATAGTGAAGGAGCGAGAAGAAG GATCGACGGAGATGGAGGCGGCCGGCGAGGAGGAGCAAGACGGGCTCTCGATCCACTCGGCCGGCCAGGGGCCGCCTTCCTCCGTTTCCTCCTTGCCTAAG GAGCAATCGCAAGTTGAAGTGGAATTGAGGCTTTTAGAAGCTCTAGAAATCTATCCTCCTTCTCGATTACAGG GCATCCACCGTCATTTTGTTCTTTACGGACTGATGGAATATCTGCGGAAGAG CTTTGATAGACAATTCACAGCAGAGGAGGTATTGCAGTTGTTGGATCGTTTTTATAATCTAGAAGCAATG AAACCAGAAGAGGAGGAAGCAGAGATTTTAAACAAAGAGGATGATTTTTCATTACCACAGAGTTTCTTCGACAAGGATGAATGA
- the LOC122018636 gene encoding uncharacterized protein LOC122018636 isoform X1, protein MNNLSQNVIISFWSPMRRSQTQSRARRGRRRGVAAEPSSVASAERKTIVKEREEGEQWILRFGIWRLLGSTEMEAAGEEEQDGLSIHSAGQGPPSSVSSLPKFHQEQSQVEVELRLLEALEIYPPSRLQGIHRHFVLYGLMEYLRKSFDRQFTAEEVLQLLDRFYNLEAMKPEEEEAEILNKEDDFSLPQSFFDKDE, encoded by the exons ATGAATAATTTGTCGCAAAACGTTATAATCTCTTTTTGGAGCCCGATGAGACGGAGCCAAACCCAATCCAGAGCACGGCGAGGACGTCGTCGTGGTGTCGCCGCCGAGCCCTCGTCGGTCGCCAGCGCTGAGCGGAAGACGATAGTGAAGGAGCGAGAAGAAGGTGAACAATGGATTCTCCGATTCGGCATTTGGAGATTGCTAG GATCGACGGAGATGGAGGCGGCCGGCGAGGAGGAGCAAGACGGGCTCTCGATCCACTCGGCCGGCCAGGGGCCGCCTTCCTCCGTTTCCTCCTTGCCTAAG TTCCATCAGGAGCAATCGCAAGTTGAAGTGGAATTGAGGCTTTTAGAAGCTCTAGAAATCTATCCTCCTTCTCGATTACAGG GCATCCACCGTCATTTTGTTCTTTACGGACTGATGGAATATCTGCGGAAGAG CTTTGATAGACAATTCACAGCAGAGGAGGTATTGCAGTTGTTGGATCGTTTTTATAATCTAGAAGCAATG AAACCAGAAGAGGAGGAAGCAGAGATTTTAAACAAAGAGGATGATTTTTCATTACCACAGAGTTTCTTCGACAAGGATGAATGA
- the LOC122018618 gene encoding probable mitochondrial-processing peptidase subunit beta, mitochondrial: MAIRKLLALSRRPLLLSGRSASTAAALASHDAAELSSSPARPPVMSYDRIAQAVRSKIQRVDDPDPRFLRYASPHPALADHTSILAVPETRVTTLPNGLRIATESTLAARTATVGVWIDAGSRFETEDTNGTAHFLEHMIFKGTESRTVRQLEEEIENMGGHLNAYTTREQTTYYAKVLDTDVPKALEILADILQNSRFHEKQIERERNVILREMEEVEGQTEEVIFDHLHATAFQYTSLGRTILGPVKNIKTITKEHLKNYISSHYTGPRMVISAAGAIKHEDIVEQVKKLFMKLSSNPTTAAQLIEKEPAIFTGSEVRIIDDDIPLAKFAVAFNGASWTDPDSIALMVMQSMLGSWNKNTCGGKHMGSELAQRIAINDIAESMMAFNTNYKDTGLFGVYAVAKPDCLDDLAYAIMYEISKLSYRVSEADVTRARNQLKSSLQLHIDGTSSVAEDIGRQLLTYGRRIPVTELFARIDAVDASTIKRVANRFIFDQDVAIAAMGPIQGLPDYNWFRRRTYLLRY, translated from the exons ATGGCGATCCGGAAGCTCCTCGCGCTCTCTCGCCGTCCTCTCCTCCTGTCCGGCCGATCTGCATCCACTGCTGCGGCTCTCGCTTCCCACGATGCTGCCGAGCTCTCCTCCTCGCCGGCTAGACCCCCCGTGATGTCCTACGATCGCATCGCACAAGCCGTTAGATCCAAGATCCAGCGCGTCGACGATCCCGACCCCCGCTTCCTCCGTTACGCCTCGCCACACCCTGCTCTCGCCGATCACACATCCATCCTCGCTGTCCCGGAGACCCGCGTCACCACACTCCCCAACGGCCTCCGGATCGCCACGGAGTCCACACTCGCCGCTCGTACCGCTACCGTCGGGGTGTGGATCGATGCTGGAAGCCGATTTGAGACGGAGGACACGAACGGAACCGCCCATTTCCTGGAACATATGATCTTCAAGGGCACCGAGTCTCGGACGGTGCGGCAGCTGGAGGAGGAGATTGAGAACATGGGCGGGCATCTGAATGCTTACACTACTAGGGAGCAGACAACCTATTATGCGAAGGTGTTGGATACGGATGTACCCAAGGCGCTTGAAATCCTTGCGGACATACTGCAGAATTCACGCTTTCATGAGAAACAAATTGAGAGGGAGCGGAATGTTATTCTCAGAGAGATGGAAGAG GTGGAGGGACAAACTGAAGAAGTTATTTTTGACCATTTGCATGCGACTGCCTTCCAATACACTTCACTGGGAAGAACAATCCTTGGGCCTGTCAAAAACATTAAGACAATTACTAAAGAGCACCTTAAGAACTACATTTCATCTCATTACACTGGCCCAAGAATG GTTATCTCAGCTGCTGGTGCTATTAAGCACGAGGATATAGTTGAGCAGGTCAAAAAGTTGTTCATGAAACTGTCAAGTAATCCTACCACAGCGGCCCAGTTGATTGAGAAGGAACCAGCTATCTTCACTGGCTCTGAG GTTAGGATAATAGATGATGATATTCCACTTGCAAAATTTGCGGTTGCATTTAATGGGGCATCTTGGACAGATCCAGACTCCATTGCTTTAATGGTTATGCAATCTATGTTAGGTTCTTGGAATAAGAATACTTGTGGTGGAAAGCACATGGG TTCAGAGTTGGCCCAAAGGATTGCTATCAATGATATTGCTGAAAGCATGATGGCTTTTAATACAAACTACAAAGATACTGGTCTCTTTGGCGTTTATGCTGTTGCTAAG CCTGATTGTTTGGACGATTTGGCCTATGCAATTATGTATGAGATTAGCAAGCTCTCCTATAGGGTTTCAGAAGCTGATGTTACTCGTGCTCGCAATCAG CTAAAATCTTCTCTTCAACTTCACATCGATGGTACCAGCTCTGTTGCTGAGGACATCGGCCGACAG TTGCTCACATATGGTCGAAGAATTCCAGTTACTGAGCTTTTTGCAAGGATAGATGCTGTTGATGCAAGCACCATTAAACGCGTGGCGAACCGCTTTATTTTTGATCAG GACGTCGCAATTGCAGCCATGGGACCGATCCAAGGCCTCCCAGATTATAACTGGTTCAGACGCCGCACCTACTTGCTTCGATATTGA